GTTCGGCTAAATCGGACCGTTCGGCGAGAGACCCGCTGCGATCCGTCGTTCTACTCTCCGCAGTGTCTAGCTTAAGCTGTTGGATGTGCTATGTTTGAACATGGCGAGGAAGACACTCGTTCCGGTCGACGGCTCACCGCAGGCCGACGCGGCGCTTCGATACGCGCTGGAAGAGTTTCCGGAGGCGGAGATCACTGTCCTCCACGTGATCCGGCTCCCGAAGGGCTACTGGTCGGTTCTGGCCGAATCGGAAACGGAGTTCCCCGGACACGAGCGAGCGGAGGAGCACGCTCGCACGCTCCTGGAAGCGGCCGAGAACACCGCATCCTCCTTCGACCATTCCGTCGATACGACGATCGAAAGAGGCGATCCGTCGCGGGAAATCGTCGACTACGCCGTCGCGAACGGCGTCGACCAGATCGTCATGGGCAGTCACGGACGGCAAGGCGCCAGTCGGCTCCTGTTCGGAAGCGTCGCGGAATCGGTCGTTCGACGCGCTCCGATGACCGTCGTCGTCGTCCACGAGGCTAGCTGACCGTCCTGCCCCGAGAACTAACTCGAGTGAGGGCCCGCGGGCGGGGGCCGCTACGGCCGCGTTTCCGGCCGCTCATTCGTCGTCGCTCTCGCCGCTCTTGACGACCCGGAACCCACCGGTGAACTCCTCGCCGTCGGCGTCGCGGCTGCCGTAGCGATACGCGCCCGGGACGGTGAAGAGCCGGTCGAACTCGTCGCCGTCGGACCGCTCCTCGACCGTCTCTTCGTCGACCTCCTGGTCCCAGATACACCGCTCGGGGATGTCGATCGGGTAGGGTTCCGTACTCGAGCCCGCCCACTCCCAGACGAGGAGCGTCTCCGGATCGATCTCGAACGCCGCGGGCTCGAAGCCCCCTCCCTCGGGATCGACGGTGATCGTCACCTCCCCTTGGCCGGTGTGGTCCTCGAGATCGGCCTCTTCGAGGGCCGCCGACGCGCTGCGCTCCGTCGTCTCGTTCGACTCGTCGGCTCCGTCCGAGCCGTCGTCGGATTCGGCGGAAGCGTTGGCGCCGTCCGAACTGTCGGGATCGTCGGCGTCGCTCCCGTCCTCGCCGAGACAGCCCGCAATCGCGGCGACTGCCGCGGTCGTTCCGACCACGCGCCGTCTGGTCCACTCCATAGGAACCGATGCGACCTCGAGACCCTTGAGGGTCGGGCCGGCAACGGTCCGGCGGCGACGGGGAACGGTCGACGAGCTCTCGAAATCGCCCGATTCGGCTCCGTTGCCGTCAACAATCGGTGTCGGCGGCGGGGAGCGTGAACGTAAAGGTCGCTCCCGCGTCCGGTTCGGACTCGACCCAGATGCGCCCGTCGTGGCGGTCGACGATCCGTTGACAGAGCGCCAGTCCGATCCCGGTGCCCTCGTACTCCTCGTGGCTGTGCAGGCGCTGAAACACGTCGAAGATCCGCTCCTGATCGGCCGGTTCGATCCCGATCCCGTCGTCCTCGACGGCCACCCGCCACTCCGTCCCGTCGCGTTCCGCCCTGATGTGGATCCGCGGCGGCTCGTCGCCGCTGAACTCGATCGCGTTCGACAGCAGGTTCTGGAACACTTGTCGGAGCTGGTCGGGATCGCCGGAGACGCGGGGGAGCGTTTCGGCCGTGATCCGGGCGTCGCGCTCGTCGATCTTCACCTGGAGGTCCGCGAGCGCCTCCTCGAGGACGGCGTCCAGATCCGTCGGCTCCAGCGGGTTCCCCTCGCTGTCGACCCGGGAGTACTCGAGGAGGGCGTCGATCATGCTGCGCATGCGGTCGGCGCCGCCGATGGCGAACTCGAGGAACTCGTCGGCGTCGCCGTCGAGATCGTCGCCGTATCGGGCCTCGATCAGCTTGAGGTAACTCGAGACCATCCGCAGGGGCTCCTGTAAGTCGTGGCTGGCGGCGTAGGCGAACTGCTCGAGCGATCTGTTGGACTCCTCGAGGCGCGTGATGTAGCGGCGCAGCTCCATCGACTGGTTTCGCCGAACGAGGAGGGTGTTGATCCGCCGGAAGAGGGGATCCGGATCGATCGGCGCGTCGACGACGTCGTCGACGAGCAGCGGCGAGTCGCGGGTCTCCGGGTCCGGTAGCGAGATCCGAACCGTGCTGTCCCGGCGGCGAACGAGGACCACCGGACAGAAGACGGGATCGGTCGCTTCGACGCGTTCGCGGAGCGCGGCGTGGTACTCGGGGAACGTGCGGTCGTCGACGAGATAGAGGTCCGCGTCGCTAACCGACCGGTCCGTGATGACCTCGTACTGGTCGCCGAGGAGTTCTCGGACCGCGGCGCGGTTCCCCCGTTCTCCGATGAGCAACTGGATGGTGCTCTCACTCGATTTCATGTGTGGTGAGTTACTAGAGGGTCGCTTACGAACGCTCGAGGCGGCTGATATCGGACGGATCGTCGGTTCGAGGCGTTCCCTGCAGGATGCCGTAGAGCCCGGTCAGGGGATCGCCGACGCGGATCCCGTCTTCGGCGATCTCGAACTCGCGCAGGGTGTGTTCGAACCTGCCGGTGCGCTTTTTCAGGACGCCGACGACCTTCCGGAGGCTGCCGTCCATCTCGACGTAACTCAGGAACGCGATGTTGTCGGCGACGTAACTCAGGTTGCTGTCCGTCGCGCTCGAGATGCCCGTGATCTCGGTGATCTCGTTGGTGATCAACACCGTCACGCCGCGGCTCTTCAGGTACCGCGTGAGTCCGTGGAGTTCCCGGATCAACTCCGTCTCGTCGCCGCGAATCGAGACCGTGTAGCCGCCGATCCCGTCGATCATCACGATATCCGTCTCCTGGCGGTCGATCTGCCGTTTGACCATGTGTGCGAACTCCTCGCTCGAGAGCGCGCGCGGTTCGATTTCGGTCGTCGACAGCGTCCCTTCCTCGCGGAGCCTCGAGACGGGAATGCCGATGGACTCCGAGC
This portion of the Haloterrigena gelatinilytica genome encodes:
- a CDS encoding sensor histidine kinase — its product is MKSSESTIQLLIGERGNRAAVRELLGDQYEVITDRSVSDADLYLVDDRTFPEYHAALRERVEATDPVFCPVVLVRRRDSTVRISLPDPETRDSPLLVDDVVDAPIDPDPLFRRINTLLVRRNQSMELRRYITRLEESNRSLEQFAYAASHDLQEPLRMVSSYLKLIEARYGDDLDGDADEFLEFAIGGADRMRSMIDALLEYSRVDSEGNPLEPTDLDAVLEEALADLQVKIDERDARITAETLPRVSGDPDQLRQVFQNLLSNAIEFSGDEPPRIHIRAERDGTEWRVAVEDDGIGIEPADQERIFDVFQRLHSHEEYEGTGIGLALCQRIVDRHDGRIWVESEPDAGATFTFTLPAADTDC
- a CDS encoding cupredoxin domain-containing protein, translating into MEWTRRRVVGTTAAVAAIAGCLGEDGSDADDPDSSDGANASAESDDGSDGADESNETTERSASAALEEADLEDHTGQGEVTITVDPEGGGFEPAAFEIDPETLLVWEWAGSSTEPYPIDIPERCIWDQEVDEETVEERSDGDEFDRLFTVPGAYRYGSRDADGEEFTGGFRVVKSGESDDE
- a CDS encoding universal stress protein, translating into MARKTLVPVDGSPQADAALRYALEEFPEAEITVLHVIRLPKGYWSVLAESETEFPGHERAEEHARTLLEAAENTASSFDHSVDTTIERGDPSREIVDYAVANGVDQIVMGSHGRQGASRLLFGSVAESVVRRAPMTVVVVHEAS